A genome region from Littorina saxatilis isolate snail1 linkage group LG16, US_GU_Lsax_2.0, whole genome shotgun sequence includes the following:
- the LOC138951113 gene encoding zinc finger protein 268-like, with translation MLTRERPHACLKCTTIFGQKGGVNKHMLTHTTEQPHACPHCEEKFALKEHLKTHMLTHAAEKPHACPHCSKKFAQKWVLKTHMLTHTGEKPHACPRCSKKFARKEVLKIHMLTHTGEKPHACPHCSKKFARKSDWKIHMLTHTGEKPHTCPHCKVKFAQKGHLKTHMWTHTGKKPHPCPHCSKKFAQKGHLKTHMLTHTGEKPHACLRCSKKFARKEFLNTHMLTHTGEKQHACPHCKVKFALNGHLKTHMLAHTGEKPHTCSHCKVKFAHKGHLKTHMLTHTGKKPHACPHCSKKFAQKGNLKTHMLTHTGEKPHACTRCSKKFARKEFLKTHMLTHTGEKPHACPHCKVKFAWKRYLKTHMLTHTGEKPHTCPHCKVKFAHKGHLKTHMLTHTGEKPHACPRCSKKFARKDGLKTHMLTHTGEKPHACPQCKVKFAWKWYLKTHMLTHTGEKPHTCPHCKVKFAHKGHLKTHMLTHTGEKPHACPRCSKKFARKDVLKIHMLTHTEEKPHTCPHCKVKFAEKGTLKTHMLTHTGEKPHACPHCSKKFALKDYLKSHMLTHTGEKPHACLICTAKYSRENSLKIHMLTHTVGIVYNVTGYNEYWS, from the coding sequence ATGTTGACAAGAGAAAGACCACATGCCTGCCTTAAATGTACAACAATATTTGGTCAAAAGGGGGgtgtaaacaaacacatgttaacacatacaactgaacagccacatgcctgtcctcattgcgAAGAGAAATTTGCTCTGAAAGAGCAtttaaagacccacatgttaacacatgcagcagaaaagccacatgcctgtcctcattgttcaaagaaatttgctcagaaATGGGTTTTGaaaacccacatgttgacacatacaggagaaaagccacatgcctgtcctcgttgttcaaagaaatttgctcggaaagaggttttgaagatccacatgttgacacatacaggagaaaagccacatgcctgtcctcattgttcaaagaaatttgctcgcAAAAGTGATTGGAAGATCCACATGTTGAcgcatacaggagaaaagcctcaTACCTGTCCTCATTGCAAAGTGAAATTTGCTCAGAAAGGGCATTTAAAGACCCACATGTGGACACATACAGGAAAAAAGCCACATccctgtcctcattgttcaaagaaatttgctcagaaAGGGCATTTAAAgacacacatgttgacacatacaggagaaaagccacatgcctgtcttcgttgttcaaagaaatttgctcggaAAGAGTTTTTGAacacccacatgttgacacatacaggagaaaagcaacatgcctgtcctcattgcaaAGTAAAATTTGCTCTGAATGGGCAtttaaagacccacatgttggcacatacaggagaaaagcctcaTACATGTTCTCATTGCAAAGTGAAATTTGCTCACAAAGGGCAtttaaagacccacatgttgacacatacaggaaaaaagccacatgcctgtcctcattgttcaaagaaatttgctcagaaagggaatttgaagacccacatgttgacacatacaggagaaaagccacatgcctgtactcgttgttcaaagaaatttgctcggaaagagtttttgaagacccacatgttgacacatacaggagaaaagccacatgcctgcccTCATTGCAAAGTAAAATTTGCTTGGAAAAGGTAtttaaagacccacatgttgacacatacaggagaaaagcctcaTACCTGTCCTCATTGCAAAGTGAAATTTGCTCACAAAGGGCAtttaaagacccacatgttgacacatacaggagaaaagccacatgcctgtcctcgttgttcaaagaaatttgctcggaaagatggtttgaagacccacatgttgacacatactggagaaaagccacatgcctgtcctcaatGCAAAGTAAAATTTGCTTGGAAATGGTAtttaaagacccacatgttgacacatacaggagaaaagcctcaTACCTGTCCTCATTGCAAAGTGAAATTTGCTCACAAAGGGCAtttaaagacccacatgttgacacatacaggagaaaagccacatgcctgtcctcgttgttcaaagaaatttgctcggaaagatgttttgaagatccacatgttgacacatacagaaGAAAAGCCTCATACCTGTCCTCATTGCAAAGTGAAATTTGCTGAGAAAGGGactttgaagacccacatgttgacacatacaggagaaaagccacatgcctgtcctcattgttcaaagaaatttgctctgAAAGATTATTTGAAgtcccacatgttgacacatacaggagaaaagccacatgcctgcctTATTTGCACAGCAAAATATTCTCGCGAAAATAGTTTGAAAatccacatgttaacacatacagtcGGAATCGTTTATAACGTAACCGGTTATAACGAATATTGGTCATaa